From one Rosa rugosa chromosome 4, drRosRugo1.1, whole genome shotgun sequence genomic stretch:
- the LOC133745672 gene encoding zinc finger protein ZAT9-like, whose product MEEDQEFKHFCKLCSKSFPCGRSLGGHMRSHLIDNNSTEDQKFINSRVKVSSLSNYTETGFETGPQAGYGLRENPKKTWRIAGSSEETSVDNKLCRECGKGFQSWKALIAHMKCHSNSTTNSFENEQDSWTSSKAVDSQSENETTNTTRRRTTTSRRRRTRYIATTTTTSSSNFSIVNNNASSSVTEIEQEQQEEVAWCLMMLSRDVGHWGGLKIVADLDHSISDNNSGFSDAPSSLKMNQVSEIKEATLETFKLKKLKKKMLDHEEVSVGGFSKSDKTKKNLILKKTELAEAQLGSNKFNSSNKRKLQDTYDHSSKRSKYECGTCNKVFRSYQALGGHRASHKKIKGCFASKIESSEHTTEFDTDLSPDHPIASDHSKLSNVIDHQDDVVKAESISTKSKGHSCPICLKVFPTGQALGGHKRSHLIGGSADSKSSQSTIVIPKPATPEVREFLDLNLPAPVEEEISTSHAAAAAQSFKPWWVGTSHKPYEALVS is encoded by the coding sequence ATGGAAGAAGATCAAGAATTCAAGCATTTTTGCAAGTTGTGTAGCAAGAGCTTCCCCTGTGGAAGATCTCTGGGTGGTCACATGAGGTCTCACTTGATCGACAACAATTCGACAGAGGATCAAAAATTCATCAACAGCAGAGTTAAGGTCTCCTCTCTCAGCAATTACACTGAGACAGGTTTCGAAACTGGTCCTCAAGCAGGTTATGGCCTCAGGGAAAACCCCAAGAAAACTTGGAGAATTGCAGGTTCAAGTGAGGAAACTTCAGTTGACAACAAGCTATGCAGAGAATGTGGGAAAGGGTTTCAGTCATGGAAAGCTCTGATCGCTCATATGAAGTGTCACTCAAACTCGACTACTAATAGCTTTGAGAACGAACAAGATTCTTGGACTAGCAGTAAGGCCGTGGACAGCCAATCTGAAAATGAAACTACTAATACTACTAGGAGAAGAACTACCACATCCaggagaagaagaacaaggTACATAGCAACAACTACTACAACCTCTTCTTCTAATTTCTCTATTGTAAACAATAATGCTTCTTCATCTGTTACTGAGATTGAGCAAGAGCAACAGGAAGAGGTTGCTTGGTGTTTGATGATGCTCTCAAGAGATGTGGGTCACTGGGGTGGCTTGAAAATTGTTGCTGATCTTGATCACAGTATCTCTGATAACAATTCAGGGTTTTCGGATGCTCCATCATCCCTCAAGATGAATCAGGTTTCCGAAATCAAGGAAGCTACTCTTGAGACTTTTAAACTGaagaaactaaagaaaaagATGTTAGATCATGAGGAAGTTTCTGTTGGTGGGTTTTCCAAGAGTGACAAAACTAAGAAGAATTTGATACTCAAGAAAACTGAGTTAGCTGAAGCTCAATTGGGTTCTAACAAGTTCAATTCAAGCAACAAGAGAAAGCTTCAAGATACTTATGATCATTCTTCAAAAAGGAGTAAGTATGAGTGTGGTACTTGCAACAAGGTTTTTAGGTCATACCAAGCTCTAGGAGGCCATAGAGCTAGTCACAAAAAGATCAAAGGATGCTTTGCTTCTAAGATTGAGAGCAGTGAACACACCACTGAGTTTGACACAGACCtctcccctgatcatcccattgCATCAGATCACAGTAAGCTCAGTAATGTCATTGATCATCAAGATGATGTTGTAAAAGCTGAGAGCATCAGTACAAAGAGTAAGGGGCATTCTTGTCCAATTTGCCTAAAGGTTTTCCCCACTGGTCAAGCATTGGGTGGTCACAAGAGATCACACTTGATTGGTGGTTCAGCTGACAGTAAGAGCAGCCAAAGCACTATAGTGATTCCCAAACCAGCAACTCCTGAAGTTAGAGAGTTTCTTGATCTCAACCTTCCTGCTCCTGTTGAAGAAGAGATTAGTACCAGccatgctgctgctgctgcacaaTCCTTTAAGCCATGGTGGGTAGGAACCAGCCATAAGCCTTATGAGGCTCTTGTTTCATAG